A window of the Corynebacterium minutissimum genome harbors these coding sequences:
- a CDS encoding TIGR02234 family membrane protein, translated as MAKRWGPILMVVGAIVLWLSSRMTWVTAAVEDDKAGSSVMTLSGSLWSLELIALTVVILAGSVAALALRRTARRIVAILTALAAAGAAWRPVALLTAGAEAERAQELLRGGTNDTSVDSTTISDWAVVLTADASSAGPVLAIIGAALALFGAVMVASNPGVDKPRTAKYETPAVRQERLQEDLETSQDSGRVMWDALDADIDPTDTPPRT; from the coding sequence ATGGCTAAACGATGGGGACCCATTCTCATGGTCGTAGGCGCAATTGTGCTGTGGCTGTCCTCTCGTATGACGTGGGTAACGGCCGCAGTCGAGGATGATAAAGCCGGGTCGAGCGTGATGACCTTGTCAGGTTCCTTGTGGTCACTCGAACTTATTGCACTTACGGTCGTGATTCTGGCAGGTAGCGTGGCCGCGCTGGCATTGCGCCGGACTGCACGACGAATCGTGGCAATCCTCACTGCGCTGGCCGCAGCAGGTGCCGCATGGCGTCCCGTGGCGTTGCTCACTGCAGGCGCCGAGGCTGAGCGCGCCCAGGAGCTGCTGCGCGGTGGAACGAATGACACCTCGGTGGATTCGACGACGATTTCTGACTGGGCTGTAGTGCTCACCGCCGATGCGTCTTCTGCCGGGCCGGTCCTCGCCATCATCGGTGCTGCACTCGCCCTGTTTGGCGCGGTCATGGTAGCCAGCAACCCCGGCGTGGATAAACCGCGAACCGCCAAATATGAAACCCCGGCCGTGCGCCAGGAGCGCCTGCAGGAAGATTTGGAGACGTCCCAAGACTCTGGCCGCGTGATGTGGGATGCGCTCGACGCCGATATCGATCCTACGGATACTCCTCCGCGCACCTAG
- the priA gene encoding bifunctional 1-(5-phosphoribosyl)-5-((5-phosphoribosylamino)methylideneamino)imidazole-4-carboxamide isomerase/phosphoribosylanthranilate isomerase PriA codes for MSFTLLPAVDVVDGQAVRLDQGEAGTEKSYGSPREAALKWQAQGAQWLHAVDLDAAFGRGSNHELLAEITSSVDLEVELTGGIRDDESLARALATGARRVNIGTAALEQPDWIAKVLAEHGDRIAVDLAVQLIDGEWRTRGHGWVSDGGDLWEVLERLDAAGCTRFVVTDVSKDGTLQGPNIELLREVAAATDAAVTASGGISTLDDLRELALYENEGIDSAIIGKALYEERFTLSDALAAVAEVTPLPAEEYIDPIEED; via the coding sequence ATGAGCTTTACACTGTTGCCCGCGGTTGACGTTGTTGATGGCCAGGCTGTGCGTTTGGACCAAGGAGAAGCCGGAACCGAAAAGTCCTATGGCTCTCCGCGTGAGGCCGCCCTTAAATGGCAGGCCCAAGGGGCGCAGTGGTTGCATGCCGTGGACCTCGACGCTGCATTTGGCCGCGGTTCCAACCATGAGCTGCTTGCGGAAATCACGTCGAGTGTGGACCTTGAGGTGGAACTCACCGGCGGTATCCGGGATGATGAATCCCTCGCCCGAGCATTAGCCACCGGCGCCCGTCGCGTCAATATCGGTACCGCGGCGCTGGAGCAACCGGACTGGATTGCCAAGGTGCTCGCGGAGCACGGCGACCGCATCGCTGTGGACTTGGCAGTACAGCTTATTGATGGTGAATGGCGTACGCGCGGGCATGGCTGGGTGTCCGACGGCGGGGACCTCTGGGAGGTACTTGAGCGCCTTGATGCTGCTGGCTGCACCCGTTTTGTGGTTACCGATGTGTCCAAGGACGGCACGCTCCAAGGTCCGAACATCGAGCTGTTGCGTGAGGTAGCGGCAGCAACCGATGCTGCAGTGACCGCGTCGGGTGGAATCTCCACGCTGGATGATCTGCGTGAATTGGCCCTGTACGAGAACGAGGGCATCGACTCCGCCATCATCGGCAAGGCACTGTATGAGGAACGTTTTACGCTGAGTGACGCACTCGCAGCCGTTGCTGAGGTCACCCCACTTCCGGCCGAGGAGTACATCGACCCTATCGAGGAGGACTAA
- a CDS encoding indole-3-glycerol phosphate synthase TrpC, with protein sequence MPTPIAVDHLVAGVLADVSAREARVPFKEVKARSRDMDTPRDAATALLRPGCSIITEIKRAVPYAGEIAHLDSPQSVAALAHDLEQAGVHVMACQTDRRRFHGSLEDMRVARDAVDIPMVCRDIIVDPYQVHEARCYGADAIPLQVELLEQARLESLLDRVESLGMTAILEVRTCAEVDRVIKAGGSVVAINAWSLASDAINREAFSTISPGLPESITRIAVGGVNSPRNVLAYASHGADAILVGESIMAAQDPMALARSLVAAGQHPACPSRKL encoded by the coding sequence ATGCCTACCCCAATCGCCGTCGATCATCTCGTCGCTGGCGTGCTTGCCGATGTCTCCGCGCGTGAGGCCCGTGTTCCCTTCAAAGAAGTAAAAGCGCGTTCACGTGACATGGATACCCCGCGCGATGCCGCGACGGCGCTGCTTCGTCCTGGATGTTCCATCATCACCGAAATCAAACGCGCCGTGCCGTATGCCGGCGAGATTGCGCACTTAGATAGCCCACAGTCAGTGGCGGCTTTGGCCCACGATCTTGAGCAAGCCGGCGTACACGTCATGGCCTGCCAGACGGATCGCCGTCGCTTTCATGGCTCGCTAGAGGACATGCGGGTTGCCCGCGATGCCGTGGACATACCGATGGTATGCCGCGACATCATCGTTGATCCCTATCAGGTTCATGAGGCACGTTGCTATGGTGCGGACGCGATTCCGCTGCAAGTAGAGCTGCTTGAGCAAGCCCGCCTTGAGTCACTGCTGGATCGCGTGGAATCGTTGGGAATGACCGCCATTCTTGAGGTGCGCACGTGTGCGGAAGTAGATCGAGTCATCAAAGCTGGCGGCTCTGTTGTGGCGATCAATGCGTGGTCTTTGGCCTCCGATGCTATTAATCGGGAGGCCTTTTCTACTATTTCGCCCGGTCTGCCCGAATCCATAACCCGCATCGCCGTCGGCGGCGTGAACAGCCCCCGCAACGTGCTGGCTTATGCCTCACACGGTGCGGATGCCATTCTCGTAGGTGAGTCAATCATGGCGGCTCAGGACCCTATGGCTCTAGCCCGTTCGCTGGTGGCGGCCGGACAACACCCGGCCTGCCCGTCCCGCAAACTGTAG
- the pyk gene encoding pyruvate kinase has translation MDRRTKIVCTLGPAVASKEGILGLVEAGMDVARLNMSHGEHADHEANYAWVREATDETGHAVGVLADLQGPKIRLGRFVNGEEMWKEGEVVRITVDDVEGTHDRVSTTYKGLAKDAKPGDRLLIDDGKVAVVCKEVEGNDVVCEVTEGGPVSNNKGVSLPGMDISVPALSEKDIADLRFALKLGVDMIALSFVRSPADVDKVHEIMDEEGRRVPVIAKLEKPEAVDALESIVLAFDAIMIARGDLGVEVPLEQVPLFQKRAIQIARENAKPVIVATQMLDSMISNLRPTRAEASDVANAVLDGADAVMLSGETSVGIDPQNVVRTMSKIVANAESGGQVPPLSHVPRTKRGVVSYSARDIAERLNAKAIVAFTTSGDTAKRVARLHSPLPLLAFTPHPAVRSQLALTWGAETFLSSEVKSTDDMMVSIDEALLRMDTYKEGDVIVVIAGTPPGISGNTNMIQVHQLGETLRDK, from the coding sequence TTGGATAGAAGAACCAAAATCGTTTGTACGTTGGGTCCCGCAGTGGCAAGCAAGGAGGGAATCCTTGGCTTGGTGGAAGCGGGCATGGACGTCGCGCGTCTGAACATGTCCCACGGCGAGCATGCAGACCACGAAGCAAATTACGCTTGGGTCCGCGAAGCTACCGATGAGACCGGCCACGCCGTCGGTGTCCTCGCTGACCTTCAGGGTCCCAAGATTCGTCTGGGGCGCTTTGTCAACGGTGAGGAGATGTGGAAGGAAGGCGAAGTCGTCCGAATCACCGTCGATGACGTCGAAGGTACCCACGACCGCGTCTCCACCACCTACAAGGGCTTGGCCAAGGATGCCAAGCCGGGAGACCGCCTGCTGATCGACGATGGCAAGGTTGCCGTCGTGTGCAAGGAAGTAGAAGGCAACGACGTTGTTTGTGAGGTCACCGAAGGTGGCCCGGTCTCCAATAACAAGGGTGTCTCCTTGCCGGGCATGGACATCTCCGTGCCGGCTCTGTCGGAGAAGGACATCGCTGACCTTCGCTTCGCGCTGAAGCTAGGCGTTGACATGATTGCCCTGTCCTTCGTTCGCTCCCCAGCGGATGTGGACAAGGTCCACGAGATCATGGATGAGGAAGGCCGTCGCGTTCCGGTTATTGCCAAGCTGGAGAAGCCGGAGGCTGTTGACGCTCTCGAGTCCATCGTGTTGGCTTTCGACGCCATCATGATCGCCCGTGGTGACTTGGGTGTGGAGGTTCCGCTCGAGCAGGTTCCGCTGTTCCAGAAGCGCGCCATCCAGATTGCACGCGAGAACGCCAAGCCGGTCATCGTGGCTACCCAGATGCTAGATTCCATGATTTCCAACCTGCGCCCGACTCGTGCGGAGGCATCCGACGTGGCTAATGCCGTGCTCGACGGTGCAGATGCCGTCATGCTCTCGGGTGAGACCTCCGTCGGTATCGACCCACAGAACGTGGTGCGCACGATGTCCAAGATCGTGGCTAACGCTGAGTCTGGCGGCCAAGTTCCGCCCCTGAGCCATGTGCCGCGCACCAAGCGAGGCGTGGTGTCCTACTCCGCGCGCGATATCGCAGAGCGCCTTAACGCGAAGGCCATCGTCGCCTTCACCACGTCCGGTGACACTGCGAAGCGCGTGGCACGTTTGCACTCTCCGCTGCCGTTGCTGGCGTTTACTCCTCACCCGGCAGTTCGCTCGCAGTTGGCTCTGACCTGGGGTGCGGAAACTTTCTTGAGCTCTGAGGTCAAGTCCACAGATGACATGATGGTTAGCATCGATGAGGCCCTCCTCAGAATGGACACGTACAAGGAAGGCGACGTGATCGTCGTTATCGCCGGTACCCCTCCGGGAATCTCTGGTAACACCAACATGATTCAGGTTCACCAGCTCGGTGAAACCCTGCGCGACAAATAA
- the hisF gene encoding imidazole glycerol phosphate synthase subunit HisF produces the protein MALAVRVIPCLDVDNGRVVKGVNFANLRDAGDPVELAARYDQLGADELTFLDVSASKDGRGTMLDVVRRTADQVFIPLTVGGGVRSVEDVRELLRAGADKVSVNSSAIARPELLRELADVFGSQCIVLSVDARRAPDYPSGFEVTTHGGTTPAGLDAVEWARRGEDLGVGEILLNSMDGDGTKEGFDIELLEAVRAAVSVPVIASGGAGKAEHFPPAVAAGANAVLAASIFHFGEVEISAVKQELADAGYEVRQ, from the coding sequence ATGGCGCTTGCTGTGCGCGTGATCCCGTGCCTTGACGTTGACAATGGCCGCGTGGTCAAAGGCGTCAACTTTGCCAACCTGCGTGATGCCGGTGACCCAGTTGAGCTTGCTGCTCGCTATGACCAGCTGGGCGCGGATGAACTCACCTTCTTGGACGTCTCCGCGTCCAAGGATGGACGGGGCACAATGCTCGATGTCGTGCGCCGCACCGCGGACCAGGTCTTTATCCCTTTGACCGTGGGCGGTGGCGTACGTTCGGTGGAGGATGTGCGCGAACTATTGCGGGCGGGCGCCGATAAGGTCTCCGTCAATTCTTCGGCGATTGCCCGTCCAGAGTTGTTGCGGGAGCTCGCCGATGTCTTCGGTTCGCAGTGCATCGTGCTCTCCGTTGACGCCCGCCGTGCCCCGGACTATCCGAGTGGTTTTGAAGTCACAACTCACGGCGGCACCACACCTGCGGGCTTGGATGCCGTGGAGTGGGCTCGCCGCGGTGAGGATCTAGGAGTGGGTGAAATCCTGCTCAACTCGATGGATGGTGACGGCACCAAGGAAGGTTTCGACATTGAGCTCCTCGAGGCCGTCCGCGCGGCGGTTTCTGTTCCCGTCATTGCTTCCGGTGGTGCGGGTAAGGCTGAGCATTTTCCACCAGCCGTTGCGGCCGGAGCTAATGCCGTCTTGGCCGCCAGTATTTTTCACTTTGGTGAAGTCGAGATTTCGGCAGTTAAGCAGGAACTCGCTGATGCCGGTTATGAGGTGCGGCAGTGA
- the hisI gene encoding phosphoribosyl-AMP cyclohydrolase, with amino-acid sequence MSTAQESTHNSTSSSEDRVVDYELTAEIAQHLKRNEAGLVPAIVQSERGEVLMMAWMDDHALAYTLATRRGTYYSRSRQEYWVKGLTSGHTQEVIGARLDCDGDTILLTVRQAGGACHTGDRTCFDAHDLFADSANNDSASGSRKEPADG; translated from the coding sequence GTGAGCACGGCACAGGAATCGACACACAACTCCACAAGCAGCAGCGAAGATAGAGTCGTAGACTACGAACTCACCGCGGAAATAGCCCAGCACCTGAAGCGCAATGAGGCTGGGCTGGTGCCGGCCATTGTGCAGTCAGAACGCGGCGAAGTCCTCATGATGGCGTGGATGGATGACCATGCTCTGGCCTACACGTTGGCAACGCGCCGGGGGACCTATTACTCCCGTTCTCGCCAGGAGTACTGGGTCAAGGGCTTAACGTCAGGCCATACCCAAGAAGTCATCGGTGCGCGCCTCGATTGTGATGGCGACACTATCCTGCTCACCGTGCGTCAAGCAGGCGGTGCCTGCCATACAGGTGACCGCACGTGCTTTGACGCCCACGACCTTTTCGCGGACTCCGCGAACAACGACAGCGCATCCGGCAGCAGGAAGGAGCCCGCAGATGGCTAA
- a CDS encoding glycogen/starch/alpha-glucan phosphorylase, translated as MSQPQHADFQTAVPGHVRAASGVTPPTASNRKFWSGLSAAVMEQIADNWEATRNAYAAARQQHYFSAEFLQGRALLNNLTNVGLVDEARAAAKAAGHELADVLEAEHDAALGNGGLGRLAACFLDSAVTQDYPVTGYGLLYRYGLFRQSFENGFQREEPDAWMENGYDFVIRRASEQRRIHFDDMDVRAIPYDMPITGYDTDNVGTLRLWKSEPIDEFDYDAFNSQRFTEAIVERERVMDICRVLYPNDTTYEGKVLRVRQQYFFVSASLQQMIDNYIEHHGDDLTGFAKYNCIQLNDTHPVLAIPELLRLLLDEHGMGWDEAWKVVTETFAYTNHTVLAEALESWEVSIFQKLFWRIWELVEEIDRRFREDMAQRGLDQGRIDYMAPVSNGQVHMAWIACYAAYSINGVAALHTEIIKADTLSEWHELWPEKFNNKTNGVTPRRWLRMCNPRLSGLLTEQAGSDAWVTDLTELAKLAPLAEDEKVLRQLINVKRANKQDFATWIEEHQGSTVDPDSIFDVQIKRLHEYKRQLMNALYILDLYFRIKVDGETVPKRTFIFGAKAAPGYVRAKAIIKLINTIGDLVNNDPATKDVLNVVFVENYNVSPAEHIIPAADVSEQISVAGKEASGTSNMKFMMNGALTLGTMDGANVEIVEAVGEENAYIFGARNEEIPQLRAEYHPGELYHSVPGLARVLDALTDGTLGSENNGMFGDLRSSLLDGFGEHAQDTYYVLGDFADYRETRDRMAADYDADEMEWAKKAWLNICYSGRFSSDRTIADYANEVWKLAPTPIASI; from the coding sequence ATGAGCCAGCCCCAGCACGCCGATTTTCAGACCGCAGTTCCCGGACACGTTCGCGCAGCCTCTGGCGTGACGCCGCCAACTGCCTCCAACCGCAAGTTCTGGTCCGGCCTATCCGCCGCGGTCATGGAACAGATTGCTGATAACTGGGAAGCCACCCGCAACGCGTATGCCGCTGCTCGCCAGCAGCACTACTTCTCCGCAGAGTTCCTGCAGGGCCGCGCGCTGCTCAACAACCTCACCAACGTCGGTCTCGTCGATGAGGCTCGCGCCGCCGCCAAGGCTGCTGGCCACGAGTTGGCTGATGTTCTCGAAGCCGAGCATGATGCCGCTCTGGGCAACGGCGGTTTGGGCCGTCTTGCCGCGTGCTTCCTCGACTCCGCTGTAACCCAGGATTACCCGGTGACCGGTTACGGTCTCCTGTACCGCTATGGCTTGTTCCGCCAGTCCTTCGAGAACGGCTTCCAGCGCGAGGAGCCGGATGCCTGGATGGAGAACGGCTACGACTTCGTCATTCGCCGTGCCTCCGAGCAGCGCCGCATCCACTTCGATGACATGGATGTTCGCGCCATCCCGTATGACATGCCCATTACCGGCTATGACACCGATAACGTTGGTACCCTGCGTTTGTGGAAGTCCGAACCCATCGATGAGTTCGACTATGATGCTTTCAACTCCCAGCGCTTCACCGAGGCCATCGTCGAACGCGAGCGCGTCATGGACATCTGCCGCGTGCTCTACCCCAACGACACCACCTACGAAGGCAAGGTCCTGCGTGTTCGCCAGCAGTACTTCTTCGTCTCTGCATCTCTGCAGCAGATGATTGATAACTACATTGAGCACCATGGTGACGACCTCACGGGCTTTGCCAAGTACAACTGCATCCAGCTCAATGACACCCACCCAGTGCTCGCCATTCCGGAATTGCTGCGCCTGCTTCTCGACGAGCACGGGATGGGCTGGGATGAAGCGTGGAAGGTTGTCACTGAAACCTTCGCGTATACCAACCACACCGTCTTGGCAGAGGCCCTGGAAAGCTGGGAAGTCTCCATCTTCCAGAAGCTATTCTGGCGCATCTGGGAGCTCGTGGAAGAAATTGACCGTCGATTCCGTGAGGACATGGCTCAGCGCGGGCTGGATCAGGGCCGCATCGACTACATGGCGCCCGTCTCCAACGGCCAGGTCCACATGGCGTGGATTGCTTGCTACGCCGCCTACTCCATTAATGGCGTGGCGGCCCTGCACACCGAGATCATCAAGGCAGATACGCTGTCCGAGTGGCACGAACTGTGGCCGGAGAAGTTCAACAACAAGACCAACGGTGTGACCCCGCGCCGCTGGCTGCGCATGTGCAACCCGCGCCTGTCGGGCCTACTTACTGAGCAGGCCGGTTCCGATGCCTGGGTCACCGATCTGACTGAGCTGGCCAAGCTCGCGCCGTTGGCGGAGGATGAGAAGGTTCTGCGTCAGCTCATCAACGTCAAGCGCGCCAACAAGCAAGACTTTGCGACGTGGATTGAGGAGCACCAAGGCTCCACCGTAGACCCCGATTCCATTTTTGACGTCCAGATTAAGCGCCTCCACGAGTACAAGCGTCAGCTCATGAATGCTCTGTACATTCTGGATCTTTACTTCCGTATCAAGGTCGATGGTGAAACCGTTCCAAAGCGCACCTTCATCTTCGGCGCGAAGGCCGCCCCGGGCTATGTCCGCGCCAAGGCCATCATCAAGCTCATCAACACCATCGGGGATCTGGTGAACAACGACCCGGCTACCAAGGACGTGCTCAACGTTGTCTTCGTGGAGAACTACAACGTCTCCCCCGCCGAGCACATTATCCCGGCCGCAGATGTCTCCGAGCAGATTTCCGTCGCGGGTAAGGAGGCATCGGGTACCTCCAACATGAAGTTCATGATGAACGGCGCACTGACACTGGGCACCATGGATGGTGCCAACGTTGAGATCGTCGAGGCAGTGGGCGAAGAAAACGCCTATATCTTCGGTGCTCGCAACGAGGAGATCCCGCAGCTGCGCGCTGAGTACCACCCCGGTGAGCTCTACCACTCTGTTCCGGGACTGGCCCGCGTTCTGGATGCCCTCACCGATGGCACTCTGGGATCGGAGAATAACGGCATGTTCGGTGACCTGCGTTCCTCGCTTCTGGATGGTTTTGGCGAGCACGCTCAGGACACCTACTACGTCTTGGGTGACTTCGCCGACTACCGCGAGACCCGCGACCGCATGGCCGCTGACTATGACGCCGATGAGATGGAGTGGGCCAAGAAGGCCTGGCTGAACATCTGCTACTCCGGTCGCTTCTCCTCCGACCGCACCATTGCGGACTACGCCAACGAGGTATGGAAGCTGGCCCCGACCCCCATCGCCAGCATCTAG
- a CDS encoding amidohydrolase, whose protein sequence is MADPTLAALLSSDAVDLSWQRAFYEDLHSHPELSHEEERTARCILGQLDKYDCEVVTGIGGHGIVAIFRNGDGPTALMRADFDALPVTEETGVDFAATNGKMHACGHDVHTTALLGACELIDVHRDAWRGTFLALFQPAEESSMGAKYMIADGLTERVPKPDVCLGQHVMPGPAGQVQSTSGPILAGCDSLRIHITGRSAHASMPHESIDPSYVAAMVVTRLQAIVGREVPPHDFFVISVGELHAGDKNNIIPGSAELVLNTRYYKPELAERVYASLERMVCAECVASGCPAEPTFEYYAHGEVTDNDPVAHDTVRASFDEVFGELSVTATPSTVSEDFCYLPQAWGVPYYFWFIGSTPDALLANPPVNHQSTFLPDYAPTMDSATRAAAAAVLSFLQH, encoded by the coding sequence ATGGCAGATCCCACACTCGCCGCCCTTCTCAGCAGTGACGCCGTTGACCTCTCCTGGCAGCGCGCTTTCTACGAGGATCTGCACTCCCACCCAGAGCTCTCCCACGAGGAGGAACGTACTGCACGGTGCATCCTGGGGCAGCTCGACAAGTATGACTGTGAGGTTGTCACCGGAATCGGTGGCCATGGCATCGTTGCCATCTTCCGCAACGGTGACGGACCCACAGCGCTCATGCGCGCGGATTTCGACGCGTTACCCGTGACTGAGGAGACTGGCGTTGACTTCGCCGCCACCAACGGCAAGATGCATGCGTGTGGCCACGACGTCCATACCACCGCGCTTTTGGGCGCCTGTGAGCTTATCGACGTCCACCGCGACGCTTGGCGAGGAACGTTCCTCGCGCTCTTTCAGCCTGCGGAGGAATCCTCTATGGGCGCAAAATACATGATTGCCGATGGCCTCACCGAACGCGTGCCGAAGCCGGACGTCTGCTTGGGTCAGCACGTCATGCCTGGACCTGCAGGCCAGGTCCAGTCCACATCTGGCCCCATCCTCGCTGGCTGCGATTCCCTGCGCATCCACATCACGGGCCGCTCCGCTCACGCCTCCATGCCGCACGAATCCATCGATCCCTCGTACGTTGCTGCAATGGTGGTCACGCGCCTCCAAGCCATCGTGGGCCGCGAGGTTCCTCCCCATGACTTCTTTGTCATCTCCGTCGGCGAGCTGCATGCTGGAGACAAGAACAACATCATCCCCGGCAGCGCCGAGCTGGTGCTCAATACCCGTTACTACAAGCCGGAATTAGCCGAACGCGTCTATGCCTCCCTGGAACGCATGGTGTGCGCAGAGTGCGTAGCCTCTGGCTGCCCCGCCGAGCCAACCTTTGAGTATTACGCTCATGGCGAAGTAACCGATAACGACCCCGTCGCGCACGACACCGTGCGCGCCTCCTTCGACGAGGTCTTTGGGGAGCTGTCTGTTACCGCCACGCCGTCCACGGTGTCCGAGGACTTTTGCTACCTTCCGCAGGCATGGGGCGTGCCCTACTACTTCTGGTTCATCGGCTCTACTCCAGATGCGCTCCTCGCTAACCCTCCGGTCAACCACCAGTCCACCTTCCTACCGGACTACGCCCCCACGATGGACTCCGCTACCCGTGCCGCCGCCGCTGCGGTCCTGTCTTTCCTCCAGCACTAG
- the lgt gene encoding prolipoprotein diacylglyceryl transferase — protein sequence MQIYYLANIPSPPQGVWHLGPIPIRAYAMCIILGILVAMWMTLRRYTARGGNPDVVWDAAIVVIPAGIIGGRLYHVITDNDKYFCSTCDPIDALKITNGGLGIWGAVALGAVAVWVMFKIKGIPLGPFADAVAPGLILAQAIGRLGNWFNQELYGRETTVPWALDIYYRVNENGDYAPISGRSTGEVMTSVHPTFLYELVWNVIICFFLVWAHKAWKLGHGRVFALYVAGYTAGRFVVENMRADEATHIFGFRVNVIVSVVCFIVALIVYLRLPRGQETPEEVDPHRTKGGEDRSVGDDGRSGSQALRYPHSDASSAGGTSQ from the coding sequence GTGCAGATTTACTACCTCGCGAATATCCCTTCCCCGCCTCAGGGCGTATGGCACCTGGGCCCGATTCCGATTCGGGCCTATGCCATGTGCATCATTCTGGGCATCCTCGTCGCTATGTGGATGACGTTGCGTCGCTACACTGCGCGGGGAGGAAACCCAGACGTGGTGTGGGACGCGGCCATCGTGGTCATTCCCGCCGGCATTATCGGTGGGCGCCTTTACCACGTGATTACGGATAACGATAAATACTTCTGTTCCACGTGTGACCCTATCGACGCGCTGAAGATCACCAACGGTGGCCTCGGCATTTGGGGTGCGGTCGCGCTTGGTGCGGTGGCTGTGTGGGTCATGTTTAAAATCAAGGGAATTCCGCTGGGGCCGTTTGCCGACGCCGTAGCACCCGGCCTTATCCTGGCCCAGGCCATTGGACGCCTTGGAAACTGGTTTAACCAAGAGCTTTACGGCCGGGAAACCACAGTGCCCTGGGCACTCGATATTTACTACCGCGTCAACGAGAACGGTGACTACGCACCGATTAGTGGACGTTCTACGGGTGAAGTCATGACGTCGGTGCACCCGACCTTTCTCTACGAGCTCGTGTGGAACGTGATCATTTGTTTCTTCCTTGTGTGGGCACACAAAGCCTGGAAGTTGGGACATGGGCGTGTCTTTGCGCTGTACGTCGCAGGCTACACTGCCGGACGTTTCGTGGTTGAAAACATGCGCGCGGATGAGGCCACGCACATCTTCGGATTCCGCGTCAACGTCATTGTGTCCGTCGTCTGCTTCATCGTTGCGCTTATCGTGTATCTTCGTCTGCCACGCGGCCAGGAGACTCCCGAAGAGGTTGATCCGCATCGCACCAAAGGTGGCGAAGACCGTAGCGTAGGCGATGATGGGCGCTCGGGTTCACAGGCTCTCCGGTACCCTCACTCTGATGCTTCCTCTGCCGGAGGTACGTCGCAGTAG
- a CDS encoding inositol monophosphatase family protein, giving the protein MAPMTGLSSSDPRELVAFAEAAVDQVNDLFRAGLGAEPARFKGEGDFATEVDLHIEEQLRVTLSQLTGIPIFGEESGGALEDTVWVVDPVDGTANYSAGNPCCGVLVSLLHEAKPIVAVADFPLLERRVVAAEGMPLRSSGGPATGFGGGEGAQGFDEARGHVGCSSHLPIDLFNDLRETGLRPRMTGSVGLDNAFVAQGVFDGAVNFSPHVWDNAAGALMIKAAGGRVSDPDGNEWTATSKGFVGGTPQVHATILDAISRNPRGQR; this is encoded by the coding sequence ATGGCCCCGATGACTGGACTTTCTTCCTCGGATCCTCGCGAGCTCGTTGCTTTTGCTGAGGCTGCGGTGGACCAGGTCAATGACCTTTTCCGCGCAGGCCTTGGTGCGGAACCAGCCCGCTTCAAAGGCGAAGGCGATTTCGCCACCGAAGTGGACCTGCACATCGAGGAGCAATTGCGTGTGACCTTGAGCCAGCTCACCGGAATTCCCATCTTTGGGGAGGAGTCTGGCGGTGCTTTGGAAGATACCGTGTGGGTTGTGGACCCAGTGGATGGCACCGCTAACTATTCTGCTGGCAATCCTTGCTGCGGAGTTCTGGTGTCGCTTCTGCATGAGGCGAAGCCGATCGTTGCCGTGGCGGATTTCCCGCTGCTCGAGCGCCGCGTTGTCGCCGCTGAGGGCATGCCGCTGCGTTCTAGCGGAGGACCGGCCACCGGGTTCGGTGGGGGAGAAGGCGCCCAAGGCTTCGATGAGGCGCGTGGTCATGTCGGCTGCTCTTCGCACCTTCCCATTGATTTGTTCAATGATCTCCGCGAAACAGGCCTGCGTCCGCGTATGACCGGATCCGTTGGACTGGATAATGCCTTCGTGGCGCAGGGCGTGTTCGATGGTGCCGTGAATTTTTCGCCGCACGTGTGGGATAACGCTGCTGGTGCGCTGATGATTAAGGCTGCCGGTGGACGTGTCAGTGATCCCGATGGAAACGAGTGGACCGCTACCTCGAAGGGCTTTGTCGGCGGTACCCCGCAAGTCCATGCCACCATTTTGGATGCCATTTCCCGCAACCCGCGGGGCCAGCGCTGA